In one window of Nitrospiria bacterium DNA:
- a CDS encoding AAA family ATPase, with amino-acid sequence MTDRREVAERLFPEKPAKRQTYLDHVKPQDVGNLTVPWVPSHKLRPPDETPWKVHGLIPTASVVMLCAREGVYKTFLSLNIAFAVAQGKPFLNRETETGAVLYIDAENPPDLLPLRLRSIGSSENLHVWCWWHDPPPLALNGPFMELASKEFNLIVIDTLKRFMEGRDENSSADMAEITGQLRALTKHGASVLVLHHGGKAETAKDYRGSSELGAGVDVVLSMEKKREGETTILEIRSTKHRWLSDFKLTLKVADGPIFTDITQDLKNSQREENNARYSEVQQIIREMEQTGNTPNQSDVVQRVKDKTGLGRNAILGLLREGEERGFWKSNAERGSKFYRTLFNLSPTQGVGQGKQPEPDLV; translated from the coding sequence ATGACCGACCGGCGCGAAGTCGCAGAGCGATTATTTCCGGAGAAACCTGCAAAGCGGCAGACGTATTTGGACCACGTAAAGCCTCAAGACGTGGGAAATCTAACAGTCCCTTGGGTTCCATCTCACAAACTCAGGCCCCCAGATGAAACCCCCTGGAAGGTTCACGGCCTAATCCCCACGGCGTCGGTGGTCATGCTCTGCGCTCGTGAAGGAGTTTATAAAACGTTCCTGAGCCTGAACATCGCTTTTGCTGTGGCGCAAGGAAAACCATTTTTAAACAGGGAGACGGAAACCGGAGCGGTCTTATACATTGATGCTGAGAACCCGCCGGACCTGTTACCTTTGCGGCTTAGGTCAATCGGGTCGTCCGAGAATCTCCATGTCTGGTGTTGGTGGCATGATCCACCCCCTCTCGCTTTGAACGGACCTTTCATGGAATTGGCCTCTAAAGAATTTAACCTGATTGTGATTGATACCCTCAAGCGGTTTATGGAGGGAAGAGACGAGAACTCGTCCGCAGATATGGCCGAAATCACCGGGCAGTTACGGGCGTTAACGAAACACGGGGCTTCTGTCTTGGTTCTTCATCACGGAGGCAAAGCGGAGACCGCAAAGGACTACCGAGGGTCGTCCGAACTTGGAGCAGGAGTTGACGTTGTTCTGAGCATGGAAAAGAAACGGGAAGGGGAAACCACCATCTTGGAAATCCGGTCCACAAAGCATCGGTGGCTTTCGGATTTTAAACTCACTCTCAAGGTGGCTGACGGCCCGATATTTACTGACATCACTCAGGACCTCAAAAATTCCCAGCGGGAAGAAAACAACGCAAGATATAGCGAAGTCCAGCAGATCATCCGGGAGATGGAACAAACCGGGAATACGCCTAATCAGTCGGATGTAGTTCAACGGGTCAAGGATAAAACCGGTCTGGGCCGTAACGCTATTCTCGGTCTTCTCCGAGAGGGAGAAGAAAGAGGTTTTTGGAAATCCAACGCCGAACGGGGTTCTAAGTTCTACCGGACCTTGTTTAACCTGTCCCCTACCCAGGGTGTAGGACAAGGTAAACAACCCGAACCGGACCTTGTTTAA